The following proteins are co-located in the Paludibaculum fermentans genome:
- a CDS encoding tetratricopeptide repeat protein has translation MRVFIVSLFLSLCAVASDVDRAQKLYDHTDYQAALDALNKSSEGKTAVGWELAGKASYQLGDFKKSIEYFEKAVQANPNNSVYVNWLGRAWGRRAETANPFMAPGYASKARQFFEKAVALNPKDVEAVNDLFSYYLEAPGFLGGGMDKAMTLAEQIRTNDAAEYHFALAQIAQRRKQYDLAEGQLRKAVDLAPKQVGRVIDLARFLARRGKYGESETIFQQAAKVDPNAKRILYARAESYIDTNRNLDVARKLLNEYLQAPLSPEDPSREDARRLLKRVTAD, from the coding sequence GTGAGGGTGTTCATTGTCAGCCTATTCTTGAGCCTGTGCGCCGTCGCCTCGGATGTGGACCGCGCGCAGAAACTGTACGACCACACGGACTACCAAGCCGCGCTGGATGCGTTGAACAAATCATCGGAAGGCAAGACGGCCGTCGGCTGGGAACTGGCGGGTAAGGCGTCTTACCAGTTGGGCGACTTCAAGAAGTCGATCGAGTACTTCGAGAAGGCGGTCCAGGCCAACCCGAACAACTCGGTCTATGTGAACTGGTTGGGCCGCGCCTGGGGCCGCAGGGCCGAGACCGCCAATCCGTTCATGGCGCCCGGCTATGCCTCAAAAGCGCGTCAGTTCTTTGAGAAGGCAGTCGCGCTCAATCCCAAGGACGTTGAGGCCGTTAACGATCTGTTCTCCTACTATCTGGAAGCTCCGGGGTTCCTGGGGGGCGGCATGGACAAAGCCATGACGCTGGCCGAACAGATCCGCACGAACGATGCGGCCGAATACCACTTCGCCCTGGCGCAGATCGCGCAGCGCCGCAAGCAGTATGACCTGGCCGAGGGCCAGTTGCGGAAGGCCGTCGACCTGGCGCCGAAGCAGGTGGGCCGCGTGATCGACCTGGCCCGCTTCCTGGCACGCCGCGGCAAGTACGGCGAGAGCGAGACGATCTTCCAGCAGGCGGCCAAGGTGGATCCGAACGCCAAGCGGATTCTCTACGCGCGAGCCGAGTCGTATATCGACACCAACCGGAACCTGGACGTCGCGCGGAAACTGCTGAACGAGTACCTGCAGGCGCCGCTTTCTCCCGAAGATCCTTCGAGGGAAGATGCCCGCCGCCTGTTGAAGCGCGTGACGGCCGACTAA
- a CDS encoding class I adenylate-forming enzyme family protein has translation MTLPRCTLIEYESLFTNRHLIHGAVHHWAAEKPEALALINATRDTTITWAQLSADTLSLAAELLRRGYQKGDFLATTLPLLNDHVILEYACFQIGVIHVPLDLRLSPAEVARSLEIVQPRQHITSAAALSEMIDAGRRNTSEVTWPVVQPADGAQVIFTTGSTGRPKAALLTHGSITSQNYCLGGAFEFSGSRLLVNLPASHVGGQAELLMSTFFWGGTAVTLETFDPGKSLEAIETYKIRIIGQIPAMFMMEWRHSDYAKRDLSSLEIVVYGGQAVPPAFLQKLKTMAPRIATGLGLTEASGFCTYTEPTGDMDALAASIGHGMPLYPLTIREPLHSNGAAGAELPQGAIGHVCFQGPQTFAGYVNDPDATSRAISNEGILYTGDMGFLDTDGLHFSGRAKWVIKPAGYTVFPGDVENHLAELSEKVAAVGVVGVEHPIWVEAIIAFVEKRPGVELTDVELKKHARSLTSYMRPLHYVVVEPGQLPLNRVAKIDTLRLQDLAAEEVRQLKLRGRWGSDEESQESIVKVG, from the coding sequence ATGACACTGCCGCGCTGCACCCTGATCGAGTATGAAAGCCTTTTCACAAATCGGCACCTGATCCACGGGGCGGTGCACCATTGGGCGGCGGAAAAACCGGAGGCCCTGGCCCTCATCAACGCCACCCGCGACACCACCATCACCTGGGCCCAACTCTCGGCGGACACGCTCTCACTAGCGGCAGAACTCCTGCGCCGCGGCTACCAGAAGGGTGACTTTCTGGCCACGACCCTGCCCCTGCTGAACGATCACGTCATCCTCGAATACGCCTGCTTCCAGATTGGCGTCATCCACGTTCCGCTCGACCTGCGCCTCTCGCCGGCCGAAGTAGCCCGTTCCCTCGAGATCGTCCAGCCCCGCCAGCACATCACCTCCGCGGCAGCGCTCTCGGAAATGATCGACGCCGGGCGCCGGAACACCTCCGAAGTCACTTGGCCGGTGGTCCAGCCCGCTGACGGAGCCCAGGTCATCTTCACCACCGGCTCCACCGGACGGCCCAAGGCCGCGCTCCTCACTCATGGCAGCATTACGTCACAGAACTACTGCCTGGGCGGCGCCTTCGAGTTCAGCGGATCCCGGCTGCTGGTGAACCTGCCGGCGTCCCACGTTGGAGGCCAGGCCGAACTCCTGATGAGCACCTTCTTTTGGGGCGGCACGGCAGTTACGCTCGAAACCTTCGACCCGGGCAAATCCCTCGAAGCGATCGAAACCTATAAGATCCGGATCATCGGCCAGATCCCCGCCATGTTCATGATGGAGTGGCGGCATTCCGATTACGCCAAGCGGGACCTCTCCAGCCTGGAGATCGTCGTCTACGGCGGCCAGGCCGTCCCGCCCGCGTTCCTTCAGAAGCTGAAGACCATGGCTCCGCGCATCGCCACCGGCTTGGGCCTGACGGAAGCATCCGGATTCTGCACCTACACCGAACCCACCGGCGACATGGACGCCCTCGCGGCCAGCATCGGCCACGGCATGCCCCTCTATCCTTTGACCATCCGCGAGCCATTGCACTCCAACGGCGCCGCCGGAGCCGAACTGCCCCAGGGCGCCATCGGCCACGTCTGCTTCCAGGGCCCCCAGACCTTTGCCGGCTATGTGAATGACCCCGATGCCACCAGCCGGGCTATCTCGAACGAAGGCATCCTGTATACCGGCGATATGGGCTTCCTCGACACCGACGGCCTCCACTTCTCCGGCCGCGCCAAGTGGGTGATCAAACCCGCCGGCTACACCGTCTTCCCGGGCGATGTCGAAAACCACCTCGCTGAACTCTCCGAAAAGGTGGCCGCGGTGGGCGTGGTCGGCGTCGAGCACCCCATATGGGTGGAAGCCATCATCGCTTTTGTGGAGAAACGCCCCGGCGTCGAGCTCACCGACGTCGAACTCAAGAAGCACGCCCGGTCGTTGACATCCTATATGCGCCCCCTCCACTACGTCGTGGTGGAGCCCGGACAGCTCCCCCTCAATCGTGTTGCGAAGATCGATACCCTCCGCCTGCAGGACCTCGCCGCCGAGGAGGTGCGACAATTGAAATTACGAGGGCGTTGGGGTTCTGACGAAGAGAGTCAAGAATCGATCGTGAAAGTGGGATAA
- the thiC gene encoding phosphomethylpyrimidine synthase ThiC: MQRAQWVEQRKNDEIRTQMYYARRGVITEEMEYVARREQLTPETVRDEVARGRMIIPANINHLSLEPMAIGVAAKCKINSNIGNSSTTSDISGELEKLTASVKYGADTVMDLSTGGDIPAIRKAIIQASPVPIGTVPIYEALSRVRRIEDLNAAVMLEVIEEQAEQGVDYMTIHAGVLVQHIPLTTKRVCGIVSRGGSILAEWMVKNHKQNFLYENFEAICKIFQKHDVSFSLGDGLRPGALADASDEAQFAELKTLGELTRIAWNYDVQVMIEGPGHIPMDQIQMQVEKEKELCYEAPFYTLGPLVTDFAPGYDHITSAIGAAMIGWYGASMLCYVTPKEHLGLPNKDDVKAGLIAYKIAAHAADIARKRPGARDRDDELSRARYRFDWKKQFELSLDPETAQAYHDETLPEDGFKDAHFCSMCGPKFCAYNISSKVEDFTAEEAQSVLDGKKNDDLVNIAGD, translated from the coding sequence ATGCAACGAGCCCAATGGGTGGAGCAGCGCAAGAACGACGAGATCCGGACGCAGATGTACTACGCGCGCCGGGGGGTAATCACCGAGGAGATGGAATACGTCGCCCGGAGAGAGCAGTTGACCCCGGAGACGGTCCGAGACGAGGTCGCGCGCGGGCGGATGATCATCCCCGCCAACATCAACCACCTGAGCCTCGAGCCGATGGCTATCGGCGTCGCGGCCAAGTGTAAGATCAACTCCAACATCGGCAACTCGTCGACCACATCCGACATTTCGGGTGAGCTCGAGAAACTTACTGCTTCCGTCAAGTACGGCGCCGATACGGTAATGGACCTCTCCACCGGCGGCGACATCCCTGCCATCCGCAAAGCCATCATCCAGGCTTCGCCGGTACCCATCGGCACCGTCCCGATCTACGAAGCCCTCAGCCGCGTGCGCCGCATCGAGGATCTCAACGCCGCCGTCATGCTCGAAGTCATTGAGGAGCAGGCCGAGCAGGGTGTGGATTACATGACCATCCACGCCGGTGTCCTCGTCCAGCACATCCCGTTGACCACCAAGCGGGTCTGCGGCATCGTCAGCCGCGGCGGTTCCATCCTCGCCGAGTGGATGGTCAAGAACCACAAGCAGAACTTCCTCTACGAGAACTTCGAGGCCATCTGCAAGATCTTCCAGAAGCATGACGTCAGCTTCTCGCTGGGTGACGGCCTGCGCCCCGGCGCCCTGGCCGACGCCAGTGACGAAGCGCAGTTCGCGGAACTCAAAACCCTGGGCGAACTCACCCGCATCGCCTGGAACTACGACGTCCAGGTCATGATCGAAGGCCCGGGCCACATCCCGATGGACCAGATCCAGATGCAGGTGGAGAAGGAAAAGGAGCTCTGCTACGAGGCTCCGTTCTACACCCTCGGCCCCCTCGTCACCGATTTCGCCCCGGGCTACGACCACATCACCAGCGCCATCGGCGCGGCCATGATCGGCTGGTACGGCGCGTCCATGCTCTGCTATGTGACGCCCAAGGAACACCTCGGCCTGCCCAACAAGGACGACGTGAAGGCCGGCCTCATCGCCTACAAGATCGCCGCCCACGCCGCCGACATCGCCCGCAAGCGCCCCGGCGCCCGTGACCGCGACGACGAACTCTCGCGCGCCCGCTACCGCTTCGACTGGAAGAAGCAGTTCGAACTCTCGCTCGATCCCGAGACGGCCCAGGCCTATCACGACGAGACTTTGCCCGAAGACGGGTTCAAGGACGCCCACTTCTGCTCCATGTGCGGGCCGAAGTTCTGCGCCTACAACATCTCGTCCAAGGTGGAAGACTTCACCGCCGAAGAAGCGCAATCCGTGCTCGACGGCAAGAAGAACGACGACCTCGTCAACATCGCCGGAGACTAA
- a CDS encoding class I SAM-dependent methyltransferase gives MPPSVTPEDRVLVLCLGDTALLRELAKAYALVGMGAPEAVQAARRALADLANVMFVQGNRNDIPWQDRWFTLILVEGDLESTPEMARVLAEGGRIAAIA, from the coding sequence ATGCCCCCGTCCGTCACCCCCGAAGATCGAGTCCTGGTGCTCTGCCTGGGCGACACTGCCCTGCTCCGTGAGTTGGCGAAAGCCTACGCATTGGTAGGGATGGGCGCGCCCGAAGCGGTCCAGGCCGCCCGCCGCGCGCTGGCTGACCTGGCGAACGTCATGTTCGTGCAGGGCAACCGCAACGACATCCCCTGGCAGGACCGCTGGTTCACCCTCATCCTGGTGGAGGGCGATCTGGAATCGACGCCCGAAATGGCTCGCGTCCTGGCCGAGGGTGGCCGCATCGCCGCCATCGCCTGA
- a CDS encoding aminotransferase class V-fold PLP-dependent enzyme, whose amino-acid sequence MATRTSGWNRRQWLATAAASTAAGAQADAAEMADVPQTGKLYEALGVRPFINARGTFTILTGSQSLPEVKQAMLEASRHYVHLDELMDAVGHRIAELTKAEWGIVTAGCAAAITHATSACIAGMDPEKMQRLPKLEGLKDQVVMPRYARNEYDHAARMLGVTMIEVETEEQLQAALGPRTAMVLILSCPAAEKGPLTVPVICRIAREKNVPVLVDAAAETMTIPNIHLNHGATMVAYSGGKCMRGPQAAGLLLGPKDLLQAAWLNSAPHHAFGRSLKVGKEEIMGMLAALEAWVRRDHDAEWKQWESWLETIRQEACRVDGVTSEILQPEDLSNHAPRLRLKWDAGQVGITGQEVAKALDRGEPRIIVAGSTGERPARMDSSVTIMPYMMNPEDAPIVAKALHAALAHPPKIEPAPVSTAAPSQVAGRWTVHLQFIRGEATHEIALEQDGGKLSGTHKTTWMSNPLRGDVSGAAVQFRSAHRYEGTVLNYVFEGKLEGGTLSGEVRMGEYGTARWTASRVQPA is encoded by the coding sequence ATGGCAACCAGAACCAGTGGTTGGAACCGGCGGCAATGGCTGGCGACAGCGGCCGCCAGCACCGCGGCCGGCGCCCAGGCGGATGCGGCGGAAATGGCTGACGTCCCCCAGACCGGCAAGCTCTACGAAGCCCTCGGAGTCCGTCCGTTCATCAACGCGCGCGGTACCTTTACCATCCTCACGGGCTCGCAATCGCTGCCCGAGGTGAAGCAGGCCATGCTGGAGGCTTCGCGCCATTACGTCCATCTGGACGAACTGATGGACGCGGTGGGCCACCGCATTGCCGAACTGACCAAGGCGGAATGGGGCATCGTCACCGCCGGCTGCGCGGCGGCCATCACGCATGCGACGTCGGCCTGCATTGCCGGCATGGATCCGGAGAAGATGCAGCGGCTGCCCAAGCTCGAGGGCTTGAAGGACCAGGTCGTGATGCCGCGCTACGCCCGCAACGAGTACGACCACGCGGCGCGCATGCTGGGCGTCACGATGATCGAGGTGGAAACGGAGGAACAACTCCAGGCGGCGCTGGGCCCGCGCACGGCGATGGTCCTGATCCTCAGTTGCCCGGCCGCCGAGAAGGGCCCGCTCACCGTCCCGGTCATCTGCCGCATCGCCCGCGAGAAGAACGTGCCGGTCCTGGTGGACGCCGCGGCCGAGACCATGACGATCCCCAACATCCACCTCAATCACGGCGCGACCATGGTCGCCTATAGCGGCGGCAAGTGCATGCGCGGACCCCAGGCCGCCGGACTCCTGCTGGGCCCCAAGGACCTGCTGCAGGCCGCGTGGCTCAACAGCGCGCCGCACCATGCCTTCGGCCGCTCCCTCAAAGTGGGCAAGGAAGAGATCATGGGCATGCTGGCGGCCCTGGAGGCCTGGGTGCGCCGCGACCACGACGCCGAATGGAAGCAATGGGAAAGCTGGCTGGAGACCATCCGCCAGGAGGCCTGCCGTGTGGACGGTGTCACCTCGGAAATCCTCCAACCGGAGGACCTGTCCAATCACGCTCCGCGCCTGAGGCTGAAGTGGGACGCCGGCCAGGTCGGCATCACCGGCCAGGAGGTCGCCAAGGCGTTGGACCGCGGTGAACCGCGCATCATCGTGGCGGGCTCCACCGGAGAGCGGCCCGCGCGCATGGACAGTTCCGTCACCATCATGCCCTACATGATGAATCCGGAGGACGCACCCATCGTCGCCAAGGCGCTGCACGCGGCGTTGGCCCATCCGCCCAAAATCGAACCGGCGCCCGTCTCCACCGCGGCCCCCTCGCAGGTAGCCGGCCGCTGGACGGTGCACCTTCAATTCATCCGCGGCGAAGCTACCCACGAAATCGCCCTGGAACAGGACGGCGGCAAGCTCTCAGGTACCCACAAGACCACCTGGATGAGCAATCCCCTGCGCGGCGACGTCAGCGGGGCGGCAGTGCAGTTCCGCAGCGCGCATCGCTACGAGGGCACCGTGCTCAATTACGTCTTTGAAGGCAAGCTGGAGGGCGGCACGCTGAGCGGAGAAGTCCGGATGGGCGAGTACGGCACAGCCAGGTGGACCGCCAGCCGCGTGCAACCGGCGTAG
- a CDS encoding response regulator has product MPIDPVSHESPLSAESARWRHLLEASGEGYWEVDRVNGQVFFSAKIRELLSPEPAFGVQDQAGGWRLTVGELIHSGLVHPDDMPRLAESMDRSAGVGILELHQEFRMRRPGGDYFWVVSRGRIMESEPDGKPRRLCGWLSPVVRSGDAEAALLAVLDTVSSLTGKQYFERLAVRLSEALHMRYCLVTELLPGAESRVRSIAFAVNGQVSQDVEYDLAGTPCEAVVNKGMCIFSSGVQRLFPADEMLAEMSVESYLGLALRSSSGETLGLLSVLGTEPMQANGYSAALFEHFGARASAELDRLRAERQRLHSDRQYRQLFEKMPAGFGLFDVSTDPDSGQRLLRWVQCNPVMESMLRVPLEEVLGRTLLEVLPHFDRTTYAALLDVVETGEERQTIHYSTRYQATLELSAFRPSPGQLAVLATDLTQRMEAESALRESERRFRELLESANVAALILDCDGRIQFCNEYLAGLLGCAREELTGLDWFHEFLPESVHAAARMRLEGVFHDLGGARSGRNEVLCRNGQRRLFEWDNTPLFDARGEPTGIAAIGRDLTDRLALEEQYRQSQKLEAVGRLAGGVAHDFNNLLTVITGYSRLALANLPPGDSVLPRYLQEVVKASERAAERTRQLLAFGRRQVMRSRPVGLHTLVKGLEPMLVELVGEEIQLTLDLRAVDDVTLADPGQMEQVLLNLALNARDAMPAGGRLTLATRNETITRPPAGSLNKLEPGEYILLRVSDSGNGMNEEVLGHLFEPFFTTKGLGEGSGLGLSTAYGIVGQSGGDIRVSSEVGRGSCFDVFLPCASAEPEDSSSAEGLDAKLRMGAGQGLLIAEDQEEVRAFASEVLRGLGYRVTEASNAEEALRKAKALDWKLDLLLTDLMMPGADGGTLARELKASIPALKVVFMSGYSDPDASGASVKGTGGRYLRKPFSPEDLALAVREELGPGGCRVLVADDEESVRLYMRRVLEDAGYTVREAADGRAAMRALEAEPADVLITDLVMPDQEGIETIRLARKAFPQLRIIAISGAFFGQFLKMAELLGANAVLPKPLSQAIMLDTVRDVLGRPPE; this is encoded by the coding sequence ATGCCAATCGACCCGGTCAGCCACGAATCTCCACTGTCCGCTGAATCCGCCCGCTGGAGACATCTTCTTGAGGCTTCCGGTGAAGGCTACTGGGAGGTGGACAGGGTCAACGGGCAGGTCTTTTTCAGCGCGAAGATCAGGGAGCTGCTGTCGCCCGAGCCGGCGTTTGGCGTTCAGGACCAGGCGGGCGGGTGGCGCCTGACAGTCGGTGAGTTGATCCACTCAGGCCTGGTGCATCCCGACGACATGCCGCGCCTGGCCGAGTCGATGGATCGTTCCGCCGGTGTAGGCATCCTGGAACTCCATCAGGAATTCCGGATGAGGCGGCCGGGCGGCGATTACTTCTGGGTTGTGAGCCGCGGCCGGATCATGGAATCCGAGCCGGACGGAAAACCGCGGCGTCTGTGCGGCTGGCTGAGCCCCGTGGTGCGATCGGGCGATGCGGAGGCGGCCCTGCTGGCTGTGCTCGACACCGTCTCGTCCCTGACGGGCAAGCAGTACTTTGAACGCCTGGCCGTGCGGTTGTCCGAGGCGCTGCACATGCGCTATTGCCTGGTGACCGAACTGCTGCCGGGCGCGGAATCGCGGGTGCGCTCCATCGCCTTCGCGGTGAATGGCCAGGTCAGCCAGGATGTGGAATACGATCTGGCGGGCACTCCCTGCGAAGCGGTTGTGAATAAGGGCATGTGCATCTTCTCCAGCGGGGTGCAGCGCCTGTTTCCGGCCGACGAGATGCTGGCGGAGATGTCCGTGGAGAGCTACCTGGGGCTGGCCTTGCGGTCGTCCAGCGGTGAGACGCTGGGGCTGCTGTCCGTGCTGGGGACTGAGCCGATGCAGGCCAACGGCTACTCGGCCGCATTGTTCGAGCACTTCGGGGCGCGGGCTTCGGCCGAACTTGACCGCCTGCGGGCGGAGCGCCAGCGGTTGCACAGCGACCGGCAGTACCGGCAGCTCTTTGAGAAGATGCCGGCCGGGTTTGGGCTGTTCGATGTGTCCACTGATCCGGATTCGGGCCAGCGGCTGCTGCGCTGGGTGCAATGCAATCCGGTGATGGAGTCGATGCTGCGCGTCCCGCTGGAGGAGGTGCTGGGCCGGACACTGCTGGAGGTTCTGCCCCACTTCGACCGCACCACCTATGCCGCCCTGCTCGATGTGGTGGAGACGGGCGAAGAACGGCAGACCATTCACTACTCGACCCGCTATCAGGCCACCTTGGAGCTGAGTGCATTCCGGCCCTCCCCGGGGCAATTGGCGGTGTTGGCGACCGATCTGACGCAGCGCATGGAAGCGGAGAGCGCGTTGCGCGAGTCCGAACGGCGATTCCGCGAGCTGCTCGAATCAGCCAATGTGGCGGCGCTGATTCTCGATTGTGATGGGCGGATTCAGTTCTGCAATGAGTACCTGGCCGGTCTGCTGGGCTGTGCCCGCGAGGAGCTCACGGGGCTCGACTGGTTTCACGAGTTCCTGCCGGAGTCGGTGCACGCAGCGGCGCGCATGCGCCTGGAGGGCGTGTTTCACGACTTGGGCGGAGCGCGGTCGGGCCGCAACGAGGTGCTGTGCCGCAATGGCCAGCGGCGCCTGTTCGAATGGGACAACACGCCCTTGTTTGATGCCCGGGGCGAACCTACCGGCATCGCGGCGATTGGACGCGATCTGACTGATAGGCTGGCGCTGGAAGAGCAGTACCGGCAGTCGCAGAAGCTCGAGGCCGTGGGCCGCCTGGCGGGCGGCGTGGCGCACGATTTCAATAACCTGCTGACGGTGATCACCGGCTATTCGCGGCTGGCGCTGGCCAACCTGCCGCCCGGCGATTCGGTGCTGCCTCGCTACTTACAGGAGGTGGTGAAGGCGAGTGAGCGTGCGGCGGAACGAACCCGGCAGTTGCTGGCGTTCGGGCGGCGGCAGGTGATGCGGTCGCGTCCGGTGGGCCTCCACACGCTGGTGAAAGGGCTGGAGCCCATGCTGGTGGAGTTGGTGGGCGAGGAGATCCAGTTGACGCTGGATCTGCGCGCCGTGGACGACGTTACCCTGGCCGATCCGGGCCAGATGGAACAGGTGCTGCTGAACCTTGCTCTGAATGCGCGCGACGCCATGCCGGCCGGCGGGCGACTGACCTTGGCTACGCGGAACGAGACCATCACCCGGCCGCCGGCTGGATCCCTGAACAAGTTGGAGCCGGGCGAGTACATCCTGCTGCGCGTCTCCGATTCCGGCAACGGCATGAACGAGGAGGTCCTGGGGCATCTCTTTGAGCCGTTTTTCACCACGAAGGGATTGGGCGAGGGTAGCGGCCTGGGGCTTTCCACGGCCTATGGCATCGTCGGCCAGAGCGGGGGCGACATCCGGGTCAGCAGCGAGGTGGGCCGGGGCTCCTGTTTCGACGTCTTCCTGCCTTGCGCGTCGGCGGAGCCCGAGGATTCCTCCTCAGCCGAAGGCCTGGACGCCAAGCTGCGCATGGGCGCCGGACAGGGCCTGCTGATCGCCGAAGACCAGGAGGAGGTTCGGGCGTTCGCCTCCGAGGTGTTGCGCGGGTTGGGCTACCGCGTCACGGAAGCCTCCAATGCGGAAGAGGCGCTCCGCAAGGCCAAAGCGCTGGATTGGAAGCTCGATCTTCTGCTGACGGACCTGATGATGCCGGGCGCCGATGGGGGCACCCTCGCTCGTGAACTGAAAGCCTCGATCCCCGCCTTGAAAGTCGTCTTCATGTCCGGATATAGCGATCCGGACGCGTCTGGCGCGTCGGTGAAGGGCACCGGGGGCCGCTATCTGCGGAAGCCGTTTTCTCCGGAAGACCTGGCGCTCGCCGTGCGCGAGGAGTTGGGGCCCGGCGGCTGCCGCGTGCTGGTGGCGGACGACGAAGAGTCCGTGCGCCTCTACATGCGGCGTGTCCTCGAGGATGCCGGCTACACCGTGCGCGAGGCTGCCGATGGGCGGGCGGCCATGCGGGCACTGGAAGCCGAGCCCGCCGACGTCCTCATCACCGATCTGGTCATGCCCGACCAGGAGGGCATCGAGACCATCCGGCTGGCGCGCAAGGCGTTTCCGCAATTGCGCATCATCGCCATCTCCGGCGCCTTTTTCGGCCAGTTCCTGAAGATGGCGGAGCTGCTGGGGGCCAACGCGGTGCTGCCGAAGCCGTTGTCGCAGGCCATCATGCTGGACACTGTGCGCGACGTGCTGGGCCGGCCGCCGGAATAG
- the metW gene encoding methionine biosynthesis protein MetW — protein MKVTEVLGRTDYRLISELIPNGAKVLDLGCGDGALLEWLKVHKQVEARGVELKRELVQRAIARGVTVYQGNLEESLKDYPDKAFDYVILSQTLQETLQPLMVLQEMLRIGKHAIVAFPNFGHWRVRLSHLFSGRAPKTHLFPFDWYDSPNVHFLTVIDFEDLIRKQGWHVERRYFAAGHWAGEMAPNLFAEIAVYLFRPEP, from the coding sequence TTGAAGGTCACGGAAGTGCTTGGCCGCACCGACTACCGCCTGATCAGTGAGTTGATTCCGAACGGGGCCAAGGTACTCGACCTGGGTTGTGGCGACGGAGCCCTGTTGGAGTGGCTCAAGGTCCACAAACAAGTGGAGGCGCGCGGCGTGGAATTGAAGCGTGAGCTCGTCCAGCGGGCGATTGCGCGCGGCGTCACCGTTTACCAGGGCAATCTCGAAGAGAGCCTGAAGGACTATCCCGACAAGGCTTTCGATTACGTGATCCTCAGCCAGACGCTGCAGGAGACGCTGCAGCCCCTGATGGTTTTGCAGGAGATGCTGCGCATCGGCAAGCACGCCATCGTGGCGTTCCCGAACTTCGGCCACTGGCGGGTGCGGCTGAGTCATCTGTTCAGCGGACGGGCTCCCAAGACGCACTTGTTCCCGTTCGACTGGTACGATTCGCCGAACGTCCATTTTCTGACTGTGATCGACTTTGAGGACCTGATCCGGAAACAGGGCTGGCATGTGGAACGGCGCTACTTCGCCGCCGGGCACTGGGCTGGAGAGATGGCGCCGAACCTCTTCGCCGAGATCGCGGTTTATCTCTTCCGGCCGGAGCCCTGA
- the metX gene encoding homoserine O-acetyltransferase MetX codes for MIVETQFTLIPSLTLDVGETLKDVTVAYQTYGTLNADRMNAILIEHAFTGDAHAAGIDHEGKPGWWANMIGPGKAFDTDRYFVICSNVLGGCRGTTGPSSINPATGQPYGLKFPGITISDMVRLQKALIDALGIPKLLAVAGGSMGGMQVLEWAVAYPEAVEACLPIATTARHSAQQIAFNETGRQAIMADPDFHAGDYYYKTPPARGLSVARMVGHITYMSDESMREKFGRRLRDKKSFGYDFEVDFEVESYLRYRGSQFVGRFDANSYLYITKAMDYFDLSAGFPSLAASLERARSRFLVISFTSDWLYPSYQSQEMVNALRGRNHDVTYCELSSNYGHDAFLVDIGEQTEIVRGFLARCVREFRPLEVLR; via the coding sequence ATGATTGTGGAAACTCAGTTCACCCTCATCCCTTCGTTGACGCTGGATGTGGGTGAGACGCTCAAAGACGTCACCGTCGCTTACCAGACCTACGGCACATTGAACGCCGACCGGATGAACGCCATTCTGATTGAGCACGCCTTCACGGGCGATGCGCATGCGGCGGGCATCGACCATGAGGGCAAACCGGGCTGGTGGGCCAACATGATCGGGCCGGGCAAGGCCTTCGATACGGATCGCTACTTCGTGATCTGCAGCAATGTCCTGGGCGGGTGCCGCGGCACGACCGGGCCGAGCTCCATCAATCCCGCGACAGGCCAGCCGTATGGCTTGAAGTTTCCGGGCATCACCATCAGCGACATGGTGCGCCTGCAAAAGGCGCTGATCGATGCCCTGGGCATTCCGAAGCTGCTGGCAGTGGCCGGCGGCTCCATGGGTGGCATGCAGGTGCTGGAGTGGGCGGTCGCCTATCCGGAGGCCGTGGAAGCCTGCCTGCCGATTGCGACCACGGCACGGCACAGCGCGCAGCAGATTGCGTTCAATGAGACGGGGCGCCAGGCGATCATGGCCGATCCCGACTTTCACGCCGGCGATTACTACTACAAAACGCCTCCGGCGCGCGGGCTCTCGGTGGCGCGCATGGTGGGCCACATCACGTATATGTCCGACGAGTCGATGCGCGAGAAGTTCGGGCGCCGGCTGCGGGACAAGAAGAGTTTCGGCTACGACTTCGAGGTGGATTTCGAGGTGGAGAGCTATCTGCGCTACCGCGGCAGCCAGTTTGTGGGGCGCTTCGACGCGAACTCCTACCTCTACATCACCAAGGCGATGGACTACTTCGACCTGTCGGCGGGCTTCCCGTCGCTGGCGGCGTCGCTGGAGCGGGCGCGGTCGAGGTTCCTGGTGATCAGCTTCACGTCGGACTGGCTCTATCCCTCCTATCAATCCCAGGAGATGGTGAACGCGTTGCGCGGCCGCAACCACGACGTCACCTATTGCGAGCTTTCGTCGAACTATGGCCACGACGCATTCCTGGTGGATATCGGAGAGCAGACGGAGATCGTGCGCGGCTTCCTGGCGCGCTGTGTGAGGGAGTTCCGGCCGCTGGAGGTTCTGCGTTGA